In Candidatus Hydrogenedentota bacterium, the following are encoded in one genomic region:
- a CDS encoding MotA/TolQ/ExbB proton channel family protein, whose product MRDYFLVDVIFKGGILMWPIMLCSIIGLAIIIERFFALRRADIDTREFMDVMRQLLRQNRIREAIEVCDEAQVPVARIMKAGILKHNRSKDDIREAIEDAGRFEIPRLERYLSALATCSNIAPLLGLLGTVQGLIKAFGQIQLKGGQVKPSDLAEGVGNALITTAAGLTVAIPIIVIYNYFVTRVDGMVLEMEMSSSELIELLTRHHGEREI is encoded by the coding sequence ATGCGCGATTATTTTCTCGTCGATGTTATTTTTAAGGGCGGCATTCTCATGTGGCCCATCATGCTTTGTTCGATTATCGGGCTTGCCATAATTATCGAACGCTTTTTTGCGTTGCGGCGCGCCGATATTGATACCCGCGAATTCATGGATGTTATGCGCCAGCTTTTGCGGCAAAATCGTATTCGCGAAGCCATTGAAGTGTGCGATGAAGCGCAGGTGCCCGTCGCAAGAATCATGAAGGCGGGCATCCTAAAACATAATCGCAGCAAAGATGATATTCGCGAAGCCATCGAAGACGCAGGCCGTTTCGAAATCCCAAGGCTTGAACGCTATCTCTCTGCCTTGGCGACTTGTTCCAATATTGCGCCTCTTTTAGGGCTGTTGGGAACGGTACAAGGACTGATCAAAGCCTTTGGGCAAATCCAGCTCAAGGGCGGACAAGTCAAGCCCAGCGATCTCGCCGAAGGGGTCGGCAACGCACTGATTACCACGGCAGCAGGGTTGACCGTGGCAATACCCATTATTGTTATCTATAACTATTTCGTCACCCGTGTAGACGGTATGGTATTGGAAATGGAGATGAGTTCTTCTGAATTAATTGAATTATTGACTCGTCATCATGGCGAACGTGAGATATAA
- the argB gene encoding acetylglutamate kinase, with protein sequence MKRFIEKAGVLIEALPYIREFFGKTVVIKYGGAAMLDPALRASTAQDVVLMRYVGMRPIIVHGGGPAINAMLKKLDIQSVFTKQGLRVTDANTMSVVEMMLAGSVNKDIVNLLNQAGGEAVGLSGKDGKLLCARKIAVSGDEDIGLVGEVERVNTKVLDVLCDNGIIPVVAPVATDSAGGTWNVNADTAAGDVAAALSAEKLVFLTDTPGLLRDVNDPNSLIQRVHAREVEALKEQNVIAGGMAPKIDACLKALNGGVRRAHIIDGRVSHSLLLEIFTDKGMGSLVSHDLREAMEGI encoded by the coding sequence ATGAAGCGATTTATTGAGAAAGCGGGTGTGCTCATTGAAGCACTGCCCTATATCCGAGAATTCTTCGGCAAAACCGTCGTGATAAAATACGGCGGCGCTGCCATGCTCGATCCTGCGCTGCGCGCAAGCACGGCACAGGATGTCGTGTTAATGCGGTACGTGGGGATGCGCCCCATCATTGTTCACGGCGGCGGCCCTGCCATCAACGCTATGTTGAAAAAGCTGGACATTCAATCCGTATTCACCAAGCAGGGATTACGGGTTACCGATGCCAACACCATGAGCGTGGTGGAAATGATGCTCGCCGGATCTGTCAATAAAGACATCGTCAACTTGCTGAATCAGGCGGGCGGTGAAGCGGTGGGGCTGAGCGGCAAAGACGGCAAACTTCTTTGTGCCCGCAAAATTGCAGTCTCAGGTGATGAAGATATTGGCTTGGTCGGCGAAGTCGAACGGGTAAATACGAAAGTACTGGATGTCTTGTGCGATAATGGGATCATTCCGGTGGTTGCACCCGTTGCGACGGACAGCGCCGGCGGTACGTGGAATGTGAATGCGGATACCGCGGCGGGCGATGTTGCTGCTGCACTAAGCGCCGAAAAGTTGGTATTCCTCACCGATACACCGGGCTTATTAAGAGATGTGAATGATCCGAATTCGCTGATCCAACGTGTTCATGCTCGGGAGGTGGAGGCGTTGAAAGAGCAAAATGTTATTGCCGGCGGTATGGCGCCGAAAATTGATGCGTGTCTGAAAGCACTCAATGGCGGCGTGCGCCGTGCCCATATCATTGATGGGCGCGTCTCGCATAGTCTGCTTTTAGAAATCTTTACAGATAAGGGGATGGGATCATTGGTAAGTCACGACCTGCGCGAAGCTATGGAAGGAATATAA
- a CDS encoding N-acetyl-gamma-glutamyl-phosphate reductase: MIHVGVVGATGYGGRELLRLLVDHPEVDLKMVASTSVPGKPLAEELPAFGKLIDLTFESFDAAALATCDVVFVGVPGKASMAPVADLRAAGVRVIDIGPDFRLKDTAVFTQYYGADHTASHLLEESVYGLVPWYREALKSAQLTAVPGCYPISALLPLRPIVDACGSNYPIVIDSISGISGAGKSLSEAFHFPEMNENLKAYKLAVHQHTPEIEQELLHKVMVQFTPHVAPLTRGILTTITLHPDVPFDPAPFYERYEKEPFIRVLGEGKLPEIRYVRGSNFCDFGWVHDKRTGNLLLVSAIDNLMGGTAGMAVQCMNLMFGLEETLGLRWGAMAP; encoded by the coding sequence ATGATTCATGTAGGTGTTGTTGGTGCTACCGGCTATGGCGGCCGGGAATTGCTGCGTCTTTTAGTTGACCACCCCGAAGTTGATTTAAAAATGGTTGCCTCAACTAGTGTTCCGGGCAAACCCTTGGCAGAAGAGCTGCCCGCTTTCGGCAAACTCATTGATCTGACCTTTGAGTCTTTTGACGCCGCCGCGTTAGCAACCTGTGATGTTGTTTTTGTCGGTGTTCCCGGAAAAGCGAGCATGGCGCCCGTTGCGGATTTGCGTGCCGCCGGTGTTCGTGTCATTGATATTGGCCCTGATTTCCGATTGAAGGATACGGCTGTATTCACGCAGTATTATGGAGCTGATCATACGGCATCCCATTTGCTCGAAGAGTCGGTCTATGGACTGGTGCCTTGGTATAGAGAGGCGTTAAAATCCGCCCAATTAACCGCAGTGCCCGGGTGTTATCCCATCAGTGCGCTGCTGCCTTTGCGCCCCATTGTTGACGCCTGCGGCTCCAACTATCCCATCGTTATTGACAGTATCTCCGGCATTTCCGGTGCCGGTAAAAGCCTTTCCGAAGCCTTTCATTTCCCTGAAATGAACGAAAATTTAAAGGCCTATAAACTTGCGGTCCATCAGCATACCCCTGAAATCGAACAAGAATTGCTCCATAAAGTAATGGTGCAATTTACGCCCCATGTGGCTCCGCTAACACGCGGCATCTTAACAACCATCACCCTGCACCCCGATGTTCCTTTTGATCCCGCACCCTTTTATGAACGCTATGAAAAGGAGCCCTTTATCCGAGTGCTCGGAGAAGGGAAATTGCCGGAAATACGATATGTGCGCGGTTCCAATTTCTGCGATTTCGGATGGGTTCACGATAAACGGACCGGCAACCTGCTCCTTGTCAGCGCCATTGATAATCTGATGGGCGGCACGGCAGGCATGGCTGTTCAATGTATGAATCTCATGTTTGGCTTGGAAGAAACCTTAGGGCTTCGGTGGGGAGCAATGGCACCATGA
- a CDS encoding biopolymer transporter ExbD has translation MKFKRSNERKVRAIIDSTPLIDVVFQLLIFFMLTSSFVVHTTVPVELSEAKGTSELENKEMSITLAFGTGGPEDGGEVFINDVAISHWTQLTRAMAELREREPEAVVLIRPDARVPTERLVKVLGFANGVGIKHYGIAAVPPKEDQ, from the coding sequence ATGAAATTCAAAAGATCAAATGAACGCAAAGTGCGTGCCATCATCGACTCGACACCGCTCATTGACGTTGTCTTTCAGTTGCTCATATTTTTTATGTTGACCTCCAGTTTTGTGGTGCATACGACCGTTCCCGTCGAGCTGTCTGAAGCAAAGGGTACCTCCGAATTGGAAAACAAGGAAATGTCCATTACCTTGGCCTTTGGAACGGGCGGACCCGAGGATGGGGGTGAGGTCTTCATTAATGATGTAGCCATTAGCCATTGGACACAACTTACCCGAGCCATGGCGGAATTACGGGAACGGGAGCCGGAGGCCGTTGTTTTGATCCGTCCCGATGCACGTGTCCCCACAGAGCGATTGGTAAAAGTCTTGGGCTTTGCGAACGGTGTGGGCATTAAGCATTATGGCATTGCCGCTGTTCCACCCAAGGAAGACCAGTGA
- the argJ gene encoding bifunctional glutamate N-acetyltransferase/amino-acid acetyltransferase ArgJ: protein MNTLKKGVCAPQGFTAGTAAGGIKKAGTTRLDCAIIVSDRPASVAGMFTTNRVFAAPVGYCRGVCASGHARAIVVNSGNANACTGDQGDADVLETARVVGEAIPCEAKEICVCSTGVIGVPMPMERLTAGLLQCARALSDEQGEAVARAIMTTDTVPKCVEAEVKLPEGTVRIGGTAKGAGMIAPNLATMLAFLTTDAHIAPANLKTILSNAVNRSFNCICIDNDMSTNDTLLCLANGASNTPELLPGTAAFEQFQERFTEVCIDLACALVRDGEGATKFVEITVQGAKHDADARLIAGTIARSQLCKTAFYGQDANWGRIACAAGYGGAPFDPHKMDVVIQGICVLRQGCPTAYSEEKIQELMKASELKVEVTLEEGSGQAVFWTSDLSTDYVKINADYRT from the coding sequence ATGAATACGCTCAAGAAAGGCGTCTGTGCGCCCCAAGGTTTCACAGCGGGCACCGCTGCCGGCGGCATCAAAAAAGCGGGAACCACCCGCTTGGATTGCGCCATTATCGTCAGTGATCGGCCCGCATCGGTGGCAGGTATGTTTACCACGAACCGCGTCTTCGCTGCGCCCGTTGGGTATTGCCGCGGCGTCTGTGCCTCGGGTCACGCACGCGCTATCGTAGTGAACAGCGGCAATGCCAATGCCTGTACGGGCGATCAAGGCGATGCCGACGTATTGGAAACGGCACGTGTCGTTGGCGAAGCCATCCCTTGCGAAGCAAAAGAAATCTGCGTGTGCAGCACGGGCGTTATCGGTGTTCCCATGCCTATGGAACGCTTGACGGCGGGGCTCCTTCAATGCGCCCGGGCGTTGAGTGATGAACAGGGAGAAGCTGTTGCACGGGCCATCATGACAACGGACACGGTTCCTAAATGTGTTGAGGCAGAGGTGAAGCTCCCTGAAGGCACAGTTCGTATCGGCGGCACTGCCAAAGGTGCCGGTATGATTGCGCCTAATCTAGCCACCATGCTCGCCTTTCTGACTACGGACGCCCATATAGCGCCTGCAAATCTCAAAACGATTCTAAGCAACGCAGTGAACCGATCCTTCAATTGCATTTGTATTGACAATGATATGAGCACCAATGATACGCTCTTATGTCTTGCTAACGGCGCTTCCAACACGCCGGAGCTCCTGCCGGGAACAGCGGCTTTCGAGCAGTTCCAAGAACGCTTTACGGAAGTATGTATCGATTTGGCGTGCGCCTTGGTACGCGACGGCGAAGGGGCTACCAAATTTGTTGAAATTACCGTTCAAGGCGCGAAGCACGATGCCGACGCCCGATTGATAGCGGGCACCATTGCACGCTCTCAACTGTGTAAGACTGCTTTTTACGGACAGGATGCCAATTGGGGACGGATCGCCTGCGCCGCCGGTTATGGAGGCGCGCCTTTTGATCCACACAAAATGGATGTCGTTATCCAAGGTATCTGTGTGTTGCGCCAAGGATGTCCCACAGCATATTCTGAGGAAAAGATTCAGGAATTGATGAAAGCCTCCGAATTGAAAGTAGAAGTGACACTTGAAGAGGGCTCCGGTCAGGCGGTTTTTTGGACATCTGATTTGAGCACTGACTATGTAAAAATAAACGCGGATTATCGTACATGA